A part of Gossypium hirsutum isolate 1008001.06 chromosome A07, Gossypium_hirsutum_v2.1, whole genome shotgun sequence genomic DNA contains:
- the LOC121232323 gene encoding uncharacterized protein, whose amino-acid sequence MANLIHKLFKTRSTQRVILSFNAPQLQNPLPKLTPSLIPNQLHDFASTKPDFLNRPSFFLDPKSPKDGNFTEPLKFYPNFPFGYLLNPISLTGFDSLMAMEVEEGTTETEIWADSVKKKRKKKMNKHKYKKLRKRLRRKT is encoded by the coding sequence ATGGCGAATCTCATCCATAAACTCTTCAAAACCAGATCCACTCAAAGAGTCATCCTATCTTTCAATGCCCCACAACTTCAAAACCCACTCCCGAAACTCACTCCTTCGCTCATTCCCAATCAACTCCATGATTTTGCATCAACCAAACCTGATTTCCTCAACCGCCCAAGTTTTTTCCTCGATCCTAAATCCCCAAAAGATGGCAACTTTACTGAACCTTTGAAGTTTTACCCCAATTTCCCTTTTGGGTATTTGTTAAATCCCATTAGCTTAACCGGGTTTGATTCATTAATGGCAATGGAAGTGGAAGAAGGGACAACAGAGACTGAAATTTGGGCTGATAGtgtgaagaagaagaggaagaagaagatgaataaGCATAAGTACAAGAAGCTAAGGAAGCGTCTGAGAAGAAAGACATAG